Proteins from one Prinia subflava isolate CZ2003 ecotype Zambia chromosome 4, Cam_Psub_1.2, whole genome shotgun sequence genomic window:
- the LOC134550477 gene encoding ribosome-binding protein 1-like — protein sequence MLSMGAGTGRSPSPFPVIWAGTGLDPSWNGQSWLRPAQPKALHCSELPAWSEGPRSWKCPGEKTFPGKAAGSGMGRSRDGMNTRELTPTGSREGKVWEGKVWEGKVWEGKGRFGKGREGLGREGLGRFGKVWEGLGRFGKGREGKGREGKGREGKGREGKGREGKGREGKGREGKGREGKGREGKGRDWDFPQFSRFCCGQSDTDWSLNIPGMRERGRERAEVSMQSHCQEWEQGGEEQGMAAGAGNGCRNREWLQEQGTGNGCRNREWLQEQGMAAGTGNGCRNREWLQGTGNGCRNREWLQEQGVAAGNREWLQGTGNGCREWLQEQGMAAGTGINCRNREWLQEQGVAAGTGNGCRNREWLQEQGVAAGNGCRNREWLQEQGMAAGTGNGCRNREWLQGTGNGCRSREWLQEQGLTAGTGNGCRSREWLQEQGMAAGTGNGCRSREWLQEQGMAAGTGNGCRSREWLQEQGMAAGAGNGCREQGMAAGAGNGCREQGMAAGNGCRNRD from the exons ATGTTATCCATGGGCGCGGGCACAGGACGTTCCCCTTCCCCGTTTCCTGTGATCTGGGCTGGAACAGGACTGGATCCAAGCTGGAatgggcagagctggctccgcccagcccagcccaaggctctgcactgctctgaaCTCCCAGCGTGGTCCGAGGGGCCTCGGAGCTGGAAGTGCCCGGGGGAGAAAACCTttcctgggaaagctgcagggtctgggatggggaggagcagggatgggatgaaCACACGGGAATTAACTCCAACAGgatccagggaagggaag gtttgggaagggaaggtttgggaagggaaggtttgggaagggaagggaaggtttgggaagggaagggaaggtttgggaagggaaggtttgggaaggtttgggaaggtttgggaaggtttgggaaggtttgggaagggaagggaagggaagggaagggaagggaagggaagggaagggaagggaagggaagggaagggaagggaagggaagggaagggaagggaagggaagggaagggaagggaagggaagggaagggaagggaagggaagggaagggattgGGATTTCCCCCAGTTTTCCAGATTCTGCTGTGGCCAATCAGACACAGATTGGAGTTTGAACATTCCTGGGATGAGAGAGAGGGGCAGGGAAAGAGCTGAAGTGTCCATGCAAAGTCACTGCCAGGAGTGGGAACAGGGAGGTGAggaacagggaatggctgcaggagcagggaatggctgcaggaacagggaatggctgcaggagcagggaacagggaatggctgcaggaacagggaatggctgcaggaacagggaatggctgcaggaacagggaatggctgcaggaacagggaatggctgcagggaacagggaatggctgcaggaacagggaatggctgcaggagcagggagtggctgcagggaacagggaatggctgcagggaacagggaatggctgcagggaatggctgcaggaacagggaatggctgcaggaacagggattaactgcaggaacagggaatggctgcaggaacagggagtggctgcaggaacagggaatggctgcaggaacagggaatggctgcaggaacagggagtggctgcagggaatggctgcaggaacagggaatggctgcaggaacagggaatggctgcaggaacagggaatggctgcaggaacagggaatggctgcagggaacagggaatggctgcaggagcagggaatggctgcaggaacagggattaactgcaggaacagggaatggctgcaggagcagggagtggctgcaggaacagggaatggctgcaggaacagggaatggctgcaggagcagggagtggctgcaggaacagggaatggctgcaggaacagggaatggctgcaggagcagggaatggctgcaggagcagggaatggctgcaggagcagggaatggctgcagggaacagggaatggctgcaggagcagggaatggctgcagggaacagggaatggctgcagggaatggctgcaggaacagggattaa